In Deltaproteobacteria bacterium, the following are encoded in one genomic region:
- a CDS encoding HAMP domain-containing protein translates to MDSQRTFPHLNIRRKLIVAFLGIGLIPVLILGSINLLTNTQALKHRTITEIHATLTAKAERIRNALRHAGKDLRLLSHSPSLNTFLEFYPGNVMGKNNLNRMLYNTLKDFARKNPIYHSIQLFNLKGKPIVSVTNDGKTIRAEGPGKTAPAGDTAFFWKALDRDQDRFVVTRSMTPDAGVKKEKPALVFSTAIHDQGRRVKGVLAIQLLLRDLANRARSAEKPMGSTYLMDREETFLLRVDSSNAEPVRGGFPGTLKRETLQRILSGREGLITNEKNRIISYIPIQVGVDSPADDWVLAVDVAEPVVLAPVHRFLFLSLIMVILLTLIGVILGVTASNQLTRPILELHQGAQRLATGDFSHRINVNSNDEIEELAEQFNRMAERLQISREQMQRSNEELQAEVRKRTEQLVQAEKMAALGRLSAGIAHEIGNPLAGMKANIQLLVEKFGSDSSHHKFLERILREINRLDHFLQTFSSFARPAKAQRTACDIRKMIQDVIFFVRPEGAKQGVKIRQIFDEDLPKVMVDHQRMQQVFLNLCLNALQAMPEGGKLTIRAYGGKEFPESTDTVQEIIVDVSDSGTGIPAEHLPKIFDPFFTTKAQGTGLGLSIVHQIVRENNGTIEAVSNDDTGTTFRIRLKGAAQSILS, encoded by the coding sequence ATGGATTCCCAAAGGACCTTTCCCCATCTGAATATCCGGAGGAAGCTGATCGTTGCATTCCTCGGTATCGGGTTGATCCCGGTACTGATCCTTGGAAGCATCAACCTCCTGACCAACACGCAGGCACTGAAACATCGGACAATCACGGAAATCCACGCCACTCTGACGGCGAAGGCAGAGCGAATCCGGAATGCCCTTCGACATGCCGGAAAGGATCTGCGTCTCCTCAGTCACTCCCCCTCCCTGAACACATTCCTGGAATTCTACCCGGGGAACGTCATGGGGAAGAACAACCTGAACCGGATGCTCTACAACACCCTCAAAGATTTTGCACGGAAAAACCCGATCTATCACAGCATTCAGCTTTTCAACCTGAAGGGAAAACCGATCGTTAGCGTCACCAATGACGGAAAAACCATTCGGGCGGAAGGACCGGGTAAGACAGCCCCCGCCGGCGATACGGCTTTTTTCTGGAAAGCACTGGATCGGGATCAGGACCGGTTCGTTGTCACCCGGTCCATGACACCCGATGCAGGAGTCAAAAAAGAAAAACCGGCTCTCGTATTTTCAACGGCGATTCATGATCAGGGCCGACGCGTCAAAGGGGTTCTGGCCATCCAGCTTCTTTTGCGGGATCTGGCAAACCGGGCCCGGTCTGCTGAAAAACCGATGGGAAGTACTTATCTGATGGACCGGGAGGAAACCTTCCTGCTCCGCGTCGATAGCAGTAATGCCGAACCGGTGCGGGGAGGTTTTCCCGGTACACTGAAAAGAGAAACACTCCAGCGGATTCTCTCCGGCCGGGAGGGATTGATTACGAACGAGAAGAACCGGATCATTTCTTACATTCCCATCCAGGTGGGTGTCGACAGTCCTGCCGATGACTGGGTCCTCGCCGTCGATGTGGCCGAACCGGTGGTTTTGGCACCGGTACACCGATTTCTTTTTCTCTCCTTGATCATGGTTATTCTCCTGACCTTAATCGGGGTCATCCTCGGTGTAACGGCATCGAACCAGTTGACCCGGCCGATTCTGGAACTTCACCAGGGAGCACAGCGACTGGCAACGGGCGATTTTTCCCATCGGATTAACGTCAACAGTAATGACGAAATCGAAGAACTCGCTGAACAGTTCAATCGGATGGCGGAACGACTTCAGATCTCCCGGGAGCAGATGCAACGATCGAATGAGGAACTGCAGGCGGAGGTCCGGAAAAGAACGGAACAACTGGTTCAGGCGGAAAAGATGGCTGCACTGGGGAGACTTTCTGCCGGCATCGCCCATGAAATCGGGAATCCCCTGGCCGGGATGAAAGCCAACATTCAACTCCTGGTTGAAAAATTCGGTTCCGACAGTTCCCATCACAAATTCCTGGAACGGATCCTGCGGGAGATCAACCGGCTGGACCACTTTCTGCAAACCTTCTCCTCCTTTGCCCGGCCGGCAAAAGCACAGAGGACCGCCTGTGACATCCGGAAGATGATCCAGGATGTCATTTTCTTCGTTCGACCGGAAGGCGCAAAGCAGGGAGTGAAAATCCGGCAGATCTTCGACGAAGATCTGCCGAAGGTCATGGTCGATCATCAGCGGATGCAGCAGGTCTTCCTCAATCTTTGTCTGAATGCCTTGCAGGCGATGCCGGAAGGAGGCAAACTTACGATTCGAGCTTACGGAGGGAAAGAATTTCCGGAATCCACCGATACGGTCCAGGAGATCATCGTCGATGTCTCCGACTCCGGAACCGGGATCCCGGCGGAACACCTCCCGAAGATCTTCGACCCCTTCTTTACAACCAAGGCACAAGGGACCGGCCTCGGCCTTTCCATCGTCCATCAAATTGTGCGCGAAAACAACGGGACGATTGAGGCGGTTTCGAACGATGATACAGGAACCACCTTTCGTATTCGACTGAAAGGGGCTGCGCAATCCATCCTTTCCTGA